In Larimichthys crocea isolate SSNF chromosome VI, L_crocea_2.0, whole genome shotgun sequence, one genomic interval encodes:
- the LOC104930503 gene encoding sodium-coupled neutral amino acid transporter 3 isoform X2: protein MSEDKPSDAVESAPAEGNAIPNGKGHEPGEEITAMAKTPPAGDSENPHRTENSEANLPESQEFLSGMDDKKTTRFTDFEGKTSFGMSVFNLGNAIMGSGILGLAYAMANTGVILFLVLLTVVAVLSSYSIHLLLKSSGIVGIRAYEQLGYRAFGTPGKMAAGIAITLQNIGAMSSYLYIVKYEFPLVIQAFLKVDNPAGEWYLNGNYLVVIVSIAVILPLALMKQLGYLGYTSGFSLSCMVFFLISVIYKKFNVPCPFVDFSFNATTSVLNVSATDPGGQEDPACIPKMANLNSQTAYTIPILAFAFVCHPEVLPIYTELRNPTKKKMQHVANISIAVMYSMYFLAALFGYLTFYGEVEAELLHTYSRIDPYDTLILCVRVAVLTAVTLTVPIVLFPVRRAIQQMMFPNKTFYWPRHIAIAFVLLTLINLLVIFAPNILGIFGVIGATSAPCLIFIFPAVFYIRIVPKEEEPLRSVPKIMAACFAGIGFLFMIMSLSFIIIDWTSGSSKAASGH from the exons ATGAGTGAGGATAAACCATCCGACGCTGTGGAAAGTGCCCCTGCTGAGGGGAATGCTATTCCTAATGGGAAAGGCCATGAGCCCGGGGAGGAGATCACAGCAATGGCTAAAACACCACCTGCAGGGGACAGCGAAAA TCCTCACAGAACCGAGAATTCAGAGGCCAACCTCCCAGAGAGCCAGGAGTTCTTGTCAGGCATGGACGACAAGAAGACGACACGCTTCACAGAC TTTGAGGGGAAAACCTCATTCGGGATGTCCGTCTTCAACCTGGGCAATGCAATCATGGGAAGTGGAATCCTAGGATTGGCGTACGCCATGGCCAACACAGGGGTCATCCTGTTTTT GGTACTTCTAACAGTGGTGGCAGTCCTCTCATCATACTCCATCCACTTGCTGCTAAAGTCATCTGGTATTGTAG gtATTCGTGCGTATGAGCAGCTTGGTTACAGGGCCTTCGGGACCCCAGGGAAGATGGCGGCAGGTATTGCCATCACGCTGCAGAACATCGGAG CCATGTCCAGTTATCTGTACATAGTCAAGTATGAGTTTCCTCTGGTCATCCAGGCCTTCCTGAAGGTGGATAATCCTGCAGG TGAATGGTACCTGAACGGGAACTACCTTGTGGTCATTGTATCCATTGCCGTGATATTGCCACTGGCTCTCATGAAACAACTAG GATACCTGGGATACACCAGTGGCTTCTCCCTGAGCTGCATGGTTTTCTTCCTCATTTCG GTCATCTACAAGAAGTTCAATGTCCCTTGTCCGTTCGTGGACTTTTCTTTCAATGCCACAACCAGTGTGCTGAATGTCAGTGCCACTGATCCCGGTGGACAGGAGGATCCTGCCTGCATTCCCAAAATGGCCAACCTCAACTCACAA ACGGCTTACACCATCCCCATCCTGGCGTTCGCCTTTGTGTGCCACCCCGAGGTCCTGCCCATCTACACAGAGCTGCGCAA TCCCACCAAGAAAAAGATGCAGCATGTGGCCAACATCTCCATTGCAGTCATGTACAGCATGTACTTCCTGGCTGCCCTTTTTGGATACCTAACTTTCTATG GTGAAGTGGAAGCCGAGCTGCTTCACACCTACAGCCGCATCGATCCGTATGACACTTTGATTTTGTGCGTGCGCGTGGCTGTGCTCACCGCTGTCACACTCACTGTGCCCATCGTGCTCTTTCCT GTACGGAGAGCAATCCAGCAGATGATGTTTCCCAACAAGACCTTCTACTGGCCCCGTCACATCGCCATTGCTTTTGTTCTGCTCACTTTGATCAACCTGCTGGTCATCTTTGCTCCCAACATCCTGGGCATCTTTGGGGTCATTG GTGCCACGTCTGCCCCTtgcctcatcttcatcttccctGCTGTATTCTACATCCGTATCGTACCCAAAGAAGAGGAGCCACTGCGCTCCGTCCCCAAAATCATG
- the LOC104930503 gene encoding sodium-coupled neutral amino acid transporter 3 isoform X1, with protein sequence MSEDKPSDAVESAPAEGNAIPNGKGHEPGEEITAMAKTPPAGDSEKETVSNSAQNASPHRTENSEANLPESQEFLSGMDDKKTTRFTDFEGKTSFGMSVFNLGNAIMGSGILGLAYAMANTGVILFLVLLTVVAVLSSYSIHLLLKSSGIVGIRAYEQLGYRAFGTPGKMAAGIAITLQNIGAMSSYLYIVKYEFPLVIQAFLKVDNPAGEWYLNGNYLVVIVSIAVILPLALMKQLGYLGYTSGFSLSCMVFFLISVIYKKFNVPCPFVDFSFNATTSVLNVSATDPGGQEDPACIPKMANLNSQTAYTIPILAFAFVCHPEVLPIYTELRNPTKKKMQHVANISIAVMYSMYFLAALFGYLTFYGEVEAELLHTYSRIDPYDTLILCVRVAVLTAVTLTVPIVLFPVRRAIQQMMFPNKTFYWPRHIAIAFVLLTLINLLVIFAPNILGIFGVIGATSAPCLIFIFPAVFYIRIVPKEEEPLRSVPKIMAACFAGIGFLFMIMSLSFIIIDWTSGSSKAASGH encoded by the exons ATGAGTGAGGATAAACCATCCGACGCTGTGGAAAGTGCCCCTGCTGAGGGGAATGCTATTCCTAATGGGAAAGGCCATGAGCCCGGGGAGGAGATCACAGCAATGGCTAAAACACCACCTGCAGGGGACAGCGAAAA GGAAACTGTATCCAATAGTGCCCAGAATGCTag TCCTCACAGAACCGAGAATTCAGAGGCCAACCTCCCAGAGAGCCAGGAGTTCTTGTCAGGCATGGACGACAAGAAGACGACACGCTTCACAGAC TTTGAGGGGAAAACCTCATTCGGGATGTCCGTCTTCAACCTGGGCAATGCAATCATGGGAAGTGGAATCCTAGGATTGGCGTACGCCATGGCCAACACAGGGGTCATCCTGTTTTT GGTACTTCTAACAGTGGTGGCAGTCCTCTCATCATACTCCATCCACTTGCTGCTAAAGTCATCTGGTATTGTAG gtATTCGTGCGTATGAGCAGCTTGGTTACAGGGCCTTCGGGACCCCAGGGAAGATGGCGGCAGGTATTGCCATCACGCTGCAGAACATCGGAG CCATGTCCAGTTATCTGTACATAGTCAAGTATGAGTTTCCTCTGGTCATCCAGGCCTTCCTGAAGGTGGATAATCCTGCAGG TGAATGGTACCTGAACGGGAACTACCTTGTGGTCATTGTATCCATTGCCGTGATATTGCCACTGGCTCTCATGAAACAACTAG GATACCTGGGATACACCAGTGGCTTCTCCCTGAGCTGCATGGTTTTCTTCCTCATTTCG GTCATCTACAAGAAGTTCAATGTCCCTTGTCCGTTCGTGGACTTTTCTTTCAATGCCACAACCAGTGTGCTGAATGTCAGTGCCACTGATCCCGGTGGACAGGAGGATCCTGCCTGCATTCCCAAAATGGCCAACCTCAACTCACAA ACGGCTTACACCATCCCCATCCTGGCGTTCGCCTTTGTGTGCCACCCCGAGGTCCTGCCCATCTACACAGAGCTGCGCAA TCCCACCAAGAAAAAGATGCAGCATGTGGCCAACATCTCCATTGCAGTCATGTACAGCATGTACTTCCTGGCTGCCCTTTTTGGATACCTAACTTTCTATG GTGAAGTGGAAGCCGAGCTGCTTCACACCTACAGCCGCATCGATCCGTATGACACTTTGATTTTGTGCGTGCGCGTGGCTGTGCTCACCGCTGTCACACTCACTGTGCCCATCGTGCTCTTTCCT GTACGGAGAGCAATCCAGCAGATGATGTTTCCCAACAAGACCTTCTACTGGCCCCGTCACATCGCCATTGCTTTTGTTCTGCTCACTTTGATCAACCTGCTGGTCATCTTTGCTCCCAACATCCTGGGCATCTTTGGGGTCATTG GTGCCACGTCTGCCCCTtgcctcatcttcatcttccctGCTGTATTCTACATCCGTATCGTACCCAAAGAAGAGGAGCCACTGCGCTCCGTCCCCAAAATCATG